A single window of Chloracidobacterium sp. DNA harbors:
- a CDS encoding methylmalonyl-CoA mutase family protein: MAERRDKFETSSGIELPNDFNPQNTTPIDYEADIGRPGEFPYTRGVRNNLYRGRFWTMRQYAGFATAEESNHRYKYLLSQGTTGLSVAFDLPTQIGLDSDDPLSKGEVGKVGVAIDSLDDMLTLFDGIPLDQVSTSMTINATASTLLCLYLAVARKQNVAFDKVSGTIQNDILKEYIARGTYIYPPKPSLRLITDTFAFCAAEVPNWNTISISGYHIREAGSTAAQEIAFTLADGIAYVQAAIDVGLDIDDFGPRLSFFFNAHNDLLEEIAKFRAARRLWARIMKDRFGAKNPKSLMLRFHTQTAGSTLTAQQPEVNIARTTIQALAAVLGGTQSLHTNSMDEALSLPTESAARIALRTQQVIANESGVANTVDPLAGSYAIEQLTTALEKIAVDYIEKIDTMGGMLRAIETGYVQSEIQDAAYDYQKAVESGDAVVVGVNRFQIDEKSLIPILRVNEQIGRDQVERLQAVRAKRDSIAADRSLKRIAEAASGEENLLPHILTAVEYFVTVGEISHALRAIWGEYRENLTI; encoded by the coding sequence ATGGCAGAGCGTCGCGACAAATTTGAAACCTCGTCGGGCATTGAATTGCCCAATGATTTTAACCCTCAGAATACGACCCCGATCGACTATGAAGCTGATATTGGCCGTCCGGGCGAATTCCCCTATACTCGCGGTGTCCGTAACAATCTCTATCGCGGCCGATTTTGGACAATGCGCCAATACGCGGGTTTCGCAACGGCTGAGGAGTCGAATCATCGTTACAAATATCTCCTTTCGCAGGGCACGACCGGCCTGAGCGTCGCTTTTGATCTGCCGACGCAGATCGGACTCGATTCCGACGATCCGCTTTCGAAGGGTGAGGTCGGAAAGGTCGGTGTAGCTATCGATAGCTTAGACGATATGCTGACGCTCTTTGACGGTATTCCGCTCGATCAGGTCTCGACCTCGATGACGATCAACGCGACGGCCTCGACGCTCTTATGTCTTTATCTGGCGGTCGCCCGCAAGCAAAATGTCGCCTTTGACAAGGTCAGCGGAACGATCCAAAACGACATTCTAAAGGAATACATTGCCCGCGGCACGTATATTTACCCACCCAAACCGAGTCTCAGGCTGATCACGGACACATTTGCCTTCTGTGCGGCCGAGGTACCGAACTGGAACACCATCTCGATCTCGGGCTACCATATCCGAGAGGCAGGCTCAACGGCGGCTCAAGAGATCGCATTTACACTTGCTGACGGCATCGCCTACGTTCAGGCAGCGATCGATGTTGGGCTAGACATCGATGATTTTGGGCCGCGGCTTTCGTTTTTCTTCAACGCTCATAACGATCTGCTCGAAGAGATAGCTAAATTTCGCGCCGCCCGTCGACTGTGGGCCCGAATAATGAAAGACCGATTTGGAGCTAAGAACCCCAAGTCGCTGATGCTCCGCTTTCACACTCAGACCGCTGGTTCGACGCTTACCGCTCAACAGCCGGAGGTAAATATCGCACGGACCACGATCCAGGCACTCGCCGCTGTGCTGGGCGGCACCCAGTCACTGCACACTAATTCGATGGACGAGGCACTTTCGCTGCCAACCGAGAGTGCCGCCCGTATCGCCCTGCGTACACAACAAGTTATCGCAAATGAATCCGGCGTTGCCAACACGGTCGATCCGCTGGCGGGGAGTTACGCCATTGAGCAACTCACGACCGCACTGGAAAAGATCGCCGTCGATTACATCGAAAAAATAGACACAATGGGCGGAATGCTCCGCGCCATCGAAACGGGCTATGTCCAGAGCGAGATCCAAGACGCGGCCTATGATTACCAAAAGGCCGTCGAGTCAGGCGATGCGGTTGTTGTCGGTGTCAACCGATTTCAGATCGACGAAAAATCGCTGATACCGATCCTACGGGTCAACGAGCAGATCGGGCGCGATCAAGTTGAACGCCTTCAAGCTGTCAGGGCTAAACGTGACAGCATTGCCGCGGACAGATCACTGAAACGCATCGCGGAGGCCGCATCGGGCGAAGAAAACCTGTTGCCGCACATTCTTACGGCCGTCGAATACTTCGTTACAGTCGGCGAGATCAG
- a CDS encoding PD40 domain-containing protein, translating into MSLGINSFQFGEFTLDSSERILFRNGRPVALTPKAFSLLVTLLESRGHLVEKEHLMEAVWAGSFVEQGNLTFTINQLRKALGDNSQNPRFIETVPRRGYRFIAGASTNLEQDGIANRTVPPAAIHGTNRQASRKRRSGVFALCLALLITLAWYAVGSLGKADHLDPIMSAPFKSEAFSRSGNVRHAVISPDGKFVVYSRESGTKQNLWVRNLATAENIQVTPLSDDHYLGLAFSRDGSYVYFVRKAAADDAQTAIYRVGAFGGIPSKIVEKTEGWISLSPDDRQISFVRCLYSDADFCSLFAADIDGTNERKIVSRPRPNRISANQFSPDGRSIVFASGQSNNGVGDFQLFQTDLFAGDERVITSRGFFNIKSIVWLPAGDELLFVAMEALDRNAKIWQLSPKTRSAKPLTNDTDNYGAISLDNKTSRMVATQVTNSFRLSRTIGGQTTELVAARAFGFFPNGDIVYQADDSNIWSINGQGGSQSQLTSDPASDIFPRVSPDGKFIYFSSNRSGSNHLWRMNSDGTDQIQLTQNEGGQPSFVSPDGKWVYYVSAFRFNLWRVASEGGEEMLVNERKIVEPALSPNGELVAYFFKDKKWQIGILDIRNNRQIKVLDYAEGKSRPVKLTWSVDGRSINYVSFVNARNSLWHQSFDESKPNFLADLGEKEITDFSLSPDGVGFASIGGKWVYDAVLIEGLR; encoded by the coding sequence ATGTCGTTGGGAATAAACAGCTTTCAGTTCGGTGAATTTACTTTAGACTCCAGTGAGCGAATTTTATTTCGAAATGGACGGCCGGTTGCACTGACGCCAAAGGCGTTCTCGCTATTAGTAACGTTGCTCGAAAGCCGCGGGCACCTTGTCGAAAAAGAGCACCTTATGGAGGCCGTTTGGGCTGGCAGTTTCGTCGAACAGGGAAATCTGACGTTCACTATTAATCAGCTACGAAAAGCTCTTGGCGATAATTCACAGAACCCCCGTTTTATTGAAACCGTACCGCGTCGTGGTTATAGATTCATTGCTGGGGCGAGCACAAACCTGGAGCAAGATGGAATTGCGAACCGAACGGTGCCGCCTGCGGCAATACATGGGACAAATCGGCAAGCATCACGCAAACGGCGTTCAGGGGTCTTTGCTCTCTGCCTTGCATTACTGATCACTCTTGCATGGTATGCGGTTGGCAGTCTCGGAAAGGCCGATCATCTGGACCCGATCATGTCGGCACCTTTCAAATCCGAAGCATTTTCAAGATCCGGAAACGTTCGTCACGCCGTGATCTCACCTGACGGTAAGTTCGTTGTTTATTCACGTGAAAGCGGCACGAAACAAAACCTATGGGTACGGAACCTCGCGACTGCCGAAAATATACAGGTGACACCCCTGTCAGACGATCATTATTTGGGACTCGCTTTCTCGAGAGATGGTTCATACGTATATTTCGTACGAAAGGCGGCGGCGGACGATGCTCAGACAGCGATCTATCGGGTTGGGGCGTTTGGTGGAATTCCCTCGAAAATTGTCGAAAAGACCGAGGGTTGGATAAGTCTTTCACCGGATGACCGCCAAATATCGTTTGTCCGCTGCCTTTACTCAGACGCCGATTTTTGTTCTCTTTTTGCTGCAGATATTGACGGCACTAATGAACGCAAGATCGTATCCAGGCCACGTCCAAATCGCATCAGCGCTAATCAGTTTTCACCCGACGGCAGATCTATCGTCTTTGCATCGGGGCAATCTAATAACGGCGTAGGAGATTTTCAGCTCTTTCAAACTGATCTGTTTGCCGGTGATGAGCGGGTTATAACGAGTCGCGGATTCTTTAATATCAAAAGCATTGTATGGCTGCCTGCCGGTGATGAATTGCTGTTCGTGGCAATGGAAGCGTTGGATCGAAACGCCAAAATATGGCAGCTGTCCCCGAAAACGCGAAGTGCCAAACCATTGACAAATGATACGGATAACTATGGAGCGATCAGTCTCGATAACAAGACATCGCGGATGGTAGCCACTCAGGTCACAAATAGCTTTCGGTTAAGTCGAACAATTGGGGGACAGACAACCGAACTTGTTGCGGCCCGTGCATTTGGGTTCTTTCCTAATGGAGACATTGTCTATCAGGCAGACGACAGTAATATTTGGTCAATTAATGGTCAGGGCGGAAGCCAGAGCCAGTTGACTAGTGATCCGGCAAGTGACATTTTCCCGCGGGTGTCCCCCGATGGCAAATTTATCTACTTTTCGTCAAACCGTTCCGGATCAAACCACTTATGGCGAATGAACTCGGACGGGACCGATCAGATCCAGTTAACTCAAAACGAAGGCGGCCAGCCCAGTTTTGTGTCACCGGACGGAAAATGGGTCTATTATGTCTCAGCCTTTCGATTCAATCTGTGGAGGGTTGCCAGCGAAGGAGGCGAAGAAATGCTTGTGAATGAACGGAAGATCGTCGAACCCGCACTCTCCCCGAACGGAGAATTGGTAGCATATTTCTTTAAGGACAAAAAATGGCAGATCGGTATTCTGGATATCCGTAACAACCGGCAGATTAAGGTTCTCGACTACGCCGAAGGAAAATCGCGTCCGGTCAAACTCACTTGGTCTGTAGATGGACGCTCGATCAACTATGTCTCATTTGTAAACGCGAGGAACTCCCTTTGGCATCAATCCTTTGATGAAAGTAAGCCCAACTTTCTGGCTGATCTCGGCGAGAAAGAAATCACTGATTTCTCGCTCTCACCCGATGGAGTCGGGTTCGCCAGTATCGGCGGTAAATGGGTTTACGACGCCGTCCTGATCGAAGGGCTAAGATAA
- a CDS encoding class I SAM-dependent RNA methyltransferase translates to MSHKYNLGEELDVTIEKIVPRGFGLAFAENLTVFVPLAAAGDQVRVRISHIKHKTAFADIVSVIVPGATRVSPLCEYFGVCGGCDFQQIAYPGQLQAKSDIIRDCLHRIGKIDIESIDVIASPQEFGYRSRAKWHLDRIEQAVGYFRRDSHDVVNVDKCPILTSETQLLLEEITEQIDWAMLWDDTAEMDAVCGDGGQSSTFSNEMAEPTSEITATVAGEEYSFSARSFFQANRFLADKLIEFAVGGASGSTALDLYCGVGLFALPLARKFRNVIGVEDNSVAVGFAKRNAARAGRKNIEIRRAGVRDFLNSSNLASTDFILIDPPRSGAEKGTIEKIADLRPKEISYVSCEPSILARDLRILLDAGYRIDKIVGLDLFPQTHHVESVVRLHVDSKSQKLS, encoded by the coding sequence TTGAGTCATAAATATAATCTAGGTGAAGAACTCGACGTAACGATCGAGAAGATCGTTCCTCGCGGTTTCGGGCTCGCATTTGCGGAAAATTTGACAGTCTTTGTGCCGCTAGCGGCGGCGGGCGATCAAGTGCGAGTTCGGATCAGCCATATTAAGCACAAAACGGCGTTTGCGGACATCGTATCCGTTATCGTTCCGGGAGCTACCCGCGTATCGCCGTTATGCGAGTATTTTGGCGTGTGCGGCGGATGCGACTTTCAGCAGATCGCTTATCCGGGACAACTCCAGGCCAAGTCGGATATAATTCGTGATTGTCTGCACCGCATCGGTAAGATCGACATCGAAAGTATCGATGTTATCGCGAGCCCGCAAGAGTTCGGATATCGCTCCAGGGCAAAATGGCATCTTGACCGAATCGAACAAGCTGTTGGTTATTTTCGCCGCGACTCGCACGATGTGGTAAATGTCGACAAATGTCCGATCCTGACCTCTGAAACCCAATTATTGCTCGAAGAAATTACTGAACAGATCGACTGGGCAATGCTTTGGGATGATACGGCCGAGATGGATGCTGTCTGCGGGGACGGTGGTCAATCATCGACATTCTCGAATGAGATGGCCGAGCCGACATCAGAAATAACCGCGACGGTCGCCGGGGAGGAATATTCATTTTCCGCGCGGAGTTTCTTTCAAGCAAACCGGTTTCTCGCCGACAAACTTATTGAGTTCGCAGTCGGCGGAGCGTCCGGTTCAACGGCACTTGACCTTTATTGTGGCGTAGGTCTTTTTGCATTGCCGCTCGCGCGAAAATTTAGAAATGTTATCGGGGTCGAAGACAATTCCGTTGCCGTCGGGTTTGCCAAGAGGAATGCGGCCCGTGCAGGACGTAAGAATATCGAGATTCGGCGAGCAGGGGTTCGTGACTTTTTGAACTCTAGCAATCTTGCATCGACCGATTTCATATTGATCGATCCGCCACGCTCCGGAGCGGAAAAGGGCACGATCGAAAAGATTGCCGATCTGCGGCCGAAGGAGATCTCGTACGTTTCCTGTGAACCGTCGATATTGGCTCGTGATCTGAGAATATTGCTCGATGCAGGCTATCGGATCGACAAGATCGTCGGGCTTGACCTGTTTCCCCAGACACACCACGTCGAGTCCGTAGTTCGGCTCCACGTGGATTCCAAAAGTCAGAAGTTATCTTAG
- a CDS encoding DUF4339 domain-containing protein, giving the protein MPIYIHKNGRQLGPFEVAQVLDMFRNGQLSPNDKGIRTGESLW; this is encoded by the coding sequence ATGCCGATCTACATTCATAAAAACGGTCGGCAACTTGGGCCTTTTGAAGTGGCTCAGGTTCTGGACATGTTCCGTAACGGTCAGCTGTCACCGAACGATAAAGGGATTAGAACTGGTGAAAGTCTGTGGTAG